The genomic segment GGAATGCGTCCTCTGAGATCAGGGGGCGCGAGCTGGCCCGATCTTCCTCGCTTTTCAGGATCTGACGGCTTTCACGCTTCCCAGACTTTTATCTGGCCTACTAAAGGTGTTTTCACTTCCGGTTATGGATGGAGATGGGGTCGGATGCATAAGGGCATCGATATCGCCAACAATGTTGGCACTCCTATTTTTGCTGCCAAGGATGGTTTGATCGCCTTTGCTGGTTGGAGCAGTGGTTACGGCTATCTCGTTGAAATGTCTCACGCCGACGGTTCGTCCACTCGCTATGCACACAACAGCCGTCTGCTGGTTAGAAAGGGTCAGATGGTCCCGCAGGGCTCCCGTATTTCATTGATGGGGAGCACCGGCCGTAGTACAGGCCCCCACCTTCATTTTGAAATTCGTCGTCCAGGTGGCGCCGCTCTGGATCCAATGGCCATGCTTCCCGCACGCCGCATCTGAACCCTACATCGAACTATTTGTTTTTCTAGAACTTCAAATTAATGCCAATATTACCTATTGAATAATCAACAAGTTGTTCAGTAGATTTGTTTTTAAATGAATGTCAGAGGAGAGACTTGAACTCTCGACCTCAGGGTTATGAATCCTGTGCTCTAACCAGCTGAGCTACTCTGACGAAAGGCCCTCAGGCCAGTCACCATCATACATCTTGAGATGTCCTGAAGTACTAGCGCATCTCGATGGCGTTGAGACGTTCTCTGAAGGATTTCGGTGATGGCTGCGCTGTTCCCTCATCATCCGTCAAAGTCACATGACCTTCGGGAATCGCATTGGGACGTCGTTGTTGCCTAACTGGTTGGCCACGGTGCGGCCGAGCTTTGAGCAACAGTGCCCTTGTTATTGGATCACGTTCTAGAGGTTGGCTGCTCAGCTCACTACGCACCTGATTCAGAAGTCGGAAATGACCGGTGCTGCTGAATTTTCGGAGAAGTGCTGGATCCCAGCTCATGGATGAGTGAATCATCTCTCGATAATAAGAGTTGGGCGTGCTCAGACAGAAGCCCAGTCTTGCCGCAGTCTCTAGGTCAGCCGTGATAACTTGTCGCGAGCATTAGGAAGTCGGAACGACTACGACCTAGGCCAGTTCACTTCCTTGCCAAACCTCGCATCACCAACATGTCTTCGCTGCGCGTGGGCCAAAAGGCCCCCGATTTCACTGCAACAGCAGTGGTTGACCAGGAGTTTAAGGAAATTGCTCTCTCGCAGTATCGCGGCAAGTACGTCGTGCTGTTCTTTTATCCGTTGGATTTCACCTTTGTGTGTCCCACTGAGATCACCGCATTCAGTGATCGCTACTCAGATTTCTCCTCCAAAAACACGGAAGTGCTAGGTGTTTCAGTCGACAGTCAATTTAGCCACCTTGCATGGATCCAGAGTCCTAGGAACCAGGGTGGACTTGGTGATATCAATTATCCCCTAGTGGCAGATCTAAAGAAAGAGATTGCCACTGCCTACAACGTGCTCGATGAAGCCGAAGGTGTAGCACTGCGTGGATTATTCATCATTGATCCAGAGGGTGTGATTATGCATTCAACCATCAACAATCTTCCTGTTGGCCGAAACGTTGATGAGACTCTGCGTGTTCTTCTGGCCTTCCAGTACGTTCAGTCCAACCCAGATGAGGTTTGCCCTGCAAACTGGACTCCAGGAGAAAAGACCATGAAGCCTGACCCCGTTGGCAGCAAAGAATTCTTCGCTGCGATCAACTGAATTCACACAATACCCTTTGATGTCTTAAAGGTCCGCTTAAAGCGGACCTTTTTTATGGTATTTCGTCTCCTTCCTGCCTTTGCTTATCGAGGAGTGACTGCAAGCCATTATCCAAATCAGCAGCCATTGCGACGCGGCGTCCATCGCTTACCACGATTCTGGTCAGTGTCGGCAGCCCTCCCTGCTGAGCTCGTAGATAAA from the Synechococcus sp. UW179A genome contains:
- a CDS encoding peroxiredoxin, producing MSSLRVGQKAPDFTATAVVDQEFKEIALSQYRGKYVVLFFYPLDFTFVCPTEITAFSDRYSDFSSKNTEVLGVSVDSQFSHLAWIQSPRNQGGLGDINYPLVADLKKEIATAYNVLDEAEGVALRGLFIIDPEGVIMHSTINNLPVGRNVDETLRVLLAFQYVQSNPDEVCPANWTPGEKTMKPDPVGSKEFFAAIN